In Elaeis guineensis isolate ETL-2024a chromosome 1, EG11, whole genome shotgun sequence, a genomic segment contains:
- the LOC140854704 gene encoding probable receptor-like protein kinase At1g11050, with protein MWRSLFFLLLLASTPPPEPSVASDECPMDLNYVGIFPWDRSYCQPPLSNMTSCCTTLLSLFGIAIGQRLRLTGLFRLPNATASAACLADFSSNLSALSLPSDLVHTCFPSPQRFVITPDFCAGILTRRNWTAKLGPSTAIDSACRSDLSIPTECYACANAGVAVTAQLTDLDGNVSHATQCLYLAVDYAAGVANQFGPEDPRAAGCIFSLALSSLSSPPTHSKSHTATIIAPIAATLALVLLLSALGLYLRLFKSKKKRKLSKNQQQSSRSRSHARPNTGSIVYDIEELEKATDNFSERNIVGRGGFGVVYKGTLSDGSLVAVKKVLELNLEGGDEKFQNEVGIISHLRHRNLVPLRGCCITNDSDDIEEAKERYLIYEYMPNGSLADHIFATSLDGDGHSGKNKSTLTWPQRKNVILDVANGLVYLHYGVKPAIYHRDIKATNILLDGEMRARVADFGLARQSREGLSLLTSKVAGTHGYLAPEYALYGQLTEKSDVYSFGVLVLEIMSGRKALDKSEESNSALITDWASKLVKSGRVEEVLDAAMVNEGNPKGIMERFVLVGILCAHVMVALRPTISEALKMLEGDIDVPPIPDRPTPLSHPFGEDGPITASPALSTLLSPACGQAQMVEGSE; from the coding sequence ATGTGGAGATCTTTATTCTTCTTGCTGTTACTCGCGAGCACTCCACCGCCGGAGCCGTCGGTGGCGTCAGACGAGTGCCCGATGGACCTGAACTACGTCGGGATCTTCCCCTGGGACCGCTCCTACTGCCAGCCTCCCCTCTCCAACATGACCAGCTGCTGCACGACCTTGCTGAGCCTCTTCGGCATCGCCATTGGCCAGCGTCTCCGCCTCACCGGCCTCTTCCGCCTCCCCAACGCCACCGCCTCCGCCGCCTGCCTCGCCGACTTCAGCTCCAACCTCTccgccctctccctcccctccgaCCTCGTCCACACCTGCTTCCCCTCCCCGCAGCGCTTCGTCATCACCCCCGACTTCTGCGCCGGCATCCTCACTCGCCGGAACTGGACCGCCAAGCTCGGCCCCTCCACCGCCATCGACTCTGCCTGCCGCTCCGACCTCTCCATCCCCACCGAGTGCTACGCCTGCGCCAACGCCGGCGTCGCCGTCACTGCCCAGCTCACCGACCTCGACGGCAACGTCTCCCACGCCACCCAGTGCTTGTACCTCGCCGTCGACTATGCCGCCGGTGTCGCAAACCAGTTCGGCCCCGAGGACCCCCGCGCCGCCGGCTGTATCTTTAGCCTTGCCCTCTCCTCCCTTTCTTCGCCTCCCACTCACTCCAAATCCCACACGGCCACCATCATCGCCCCCATCGCCGCCACCCTCGCCCTCGTTCTTCTCCTCTCCGCCCTCGGACTCTATCTCCGGCTTTTCAAAtcgaagaaaaagaggaagcTTTCCAAGAATCAGCAGCAGAGCTCGAGATCGAGATCCCACGCGCGTCCCAACACCGGATCCATCGTGTACGATATCGAAGAACTAGAGAAGGCCACGGATAACTTCTCTGAGAGGAATATAGTAGGGCGCGGCGGATTTGGTGTTGTCTACAAGGGGACGCTCTCCGATGGGAGCTTGGTCGCCGTCAAGAAGGTATTGGAGCTGAACTTGGAAGGTGGTGATGAGAAGTTCCAGAACGAGGTGGGGATCATCAGCCACCTTCGTCACCGGAATTTGGTTCCCTTGAGAGGCTGCTGCATCACCAACGACAGCGATGACATCGAAGAAGCGAAAGAAAGGTATTTGATTTATGAGTACATGCCTAATGGAAGCCTCGCCGACCACATCTTCGCCACCTCATTGGATGGCGATGGCCATTCTGGAAAAAATAAGTCAACTTTGACCTGGCCACAGAGGAAGAACGTCATACTGGATGTGGCAAACGGGCTAGTTTATCTGCACTATGGAGTGAAGCCGGCGATCTATCATAGAGATATCAAAGCAACAAACATTCTGCTAGACGGGGAGATGAGGGCAAGGGTGGCCGACTTCGGGCTCGCAAGGCAGAGCCGCGAGGGGCTATCGCTCCTCACCTCCAAGGTTGCTGGGACTCACGGCTACCTGGCTCCGGAGTATGCTCTCTATGGGCAGCTCACGGAGAAGAGTGATGTTTATAGCTTTGGAGTCTTGGTGCTGGAGATCATGAGTGGAAGGAAAGCTCTCGATAAATCGGAGGAGTCGAACTCGGCGTTGATCACCGACTGGGCGTCCAAGCTGGTCAAGTCCGGAAGGGTGGAGGAGGTGTTGGATGCGGCGATGGTGAACGAAGGTAACCCAAAAGGGATCATGGAGAGGTTTGTGCTGGTGGGGATTTTGTGTGCTCATGTGATGGTGGCGCTCAGGCCGACGATCTCGGAGGCGCTGAAGATGCTGGAGGGTGATATCGATGTGCCGCCGATACCAGACCGGCCGACGCCGCTCAGCCATCCTTTCGGTGAAGATGGCCCTATCACTGCTTCACCAGCTTTGAGTACGCTTCTGTCTCCAGCCTGTGGACAAGCTCAGATGGTTGAAGGCTCCGAGTAG